From Cellulosimicrobium cellulans, the proteins below share one genomic window:
- a CDS encoding gluconeogenesis factor YvcK family protein, whose product MVAQRNPAVVALGGGHGLSASLSALRLMSDRLTAVVTVADDGGSSGRLRAELGVLPPGDLRMALAALCDDSEWGRTWSALLQHRFTSEGDLDNHAVGNLLIVALWELLDDPVAGLDWVGKLLGARGRVLPMAAVPLGIEADVRTGDRLDTVVGQSHVAVTHGRIEQLRLVPADPPACAEAVQAVEEADWVVLGPGSWFSSVMPHLLVPELARALHETSARRCVTLNLSSETGETYGLSATDHLEALHKHAPGLRIDAVVADPSAVEDTEQLAEASASMGARLLLRQVRRGDGTPRHDALRLAAAYRDVFDDFLGDVGSPAR is encoded by the coding sequence GTGGTCGCCCAGCGCAACCCCGCCGTCGTCGCCCTGGGCGGCGGCCACGGCCTGTCCGCGAGCCTGTCCGCGCTGCGCCTCATGTCCGACCGGCTCACCGCCGTCGTGACGGTGGCCGACGACGGCGGCTCGTCCGGACGCCTGCGCGCCGAGCTCGGCGTGCTGCCCCCGGGCGACCTGCGCATGGCGCTCGCCGCCCTGTGCGACGACTCGGAGTGGGGTCGCACGTGGAGCGCGCTCCTCCAGCACCGGTTCACGTCGGAGGGGGACCTCGACAACCACGCGGTGGGCAACCTGCTCATCGTCGCGCTGTGGGAGCTGCTCGACGACCCGGTCGCCGGGCTCGACTGGGTGGGCAAGCTCCTCGGCGCGCGTGGGCGCGTGCTGCCCATGGCGGCGGTCCCGCTCGGGATCGAGGCCGACGTGCGGACGGGCGACCGGCTGGACACGGTCGTCGGGCAGAGCCACGTCGCGGTGACCCACGGCCGCATCGAACAGCTCCGGCTCGTCCCGGCGGACCCGCCGGCCTGCGCCGAGGCGGTCCAGGCGGTCGAGGAGGCGGACTGGGTCGTGCTCGGCCCGGGGTCGTGGTTCTCGTCGGTGATGCCGCACCTGCTCGTGCCCGAGCTCGCGCGCGCCCTGCACGAGACGTCCGCGCGGCGCTGCGTGACGCTCAACCTGTCGAGCGAGACGGGGGAGACCTACGGGCTGTCGGCGACGGATCACCTGGAGGCGCTGCACAAGCACGCACCCGGTCTCCGGATCGACGCCGTCGTCGCGGACCCGTCCGCCGTCGAGGACACGGAGCAGCTCGCAGAGGCGTCCGCGAGCATGGGGGCGCGCCTCCTCCTGCGGCAGGTGCGCCGCGGGGACGGCACCCCGCGGCACGACGCGCTGCGCCTGGCGGCGGCGTACCGGGACGTGTTCGACGACTTCCTCGGCGACGTCGGCTCGCCCGCCCGCTGA
- the rapZ gene encoding RNase adapter RapZ produces MTSEPTPDLSPQGPPARVPEPSPTTVPSGIPAIEAATHAPEPREAEVLIITGMSGAGRTRAAAVLEDLDWYVVDNLPPRMIVPLVDLMTRSGSALERIAAVVDVRGREFFTDLVEVLDHLRQSGVFYRILFLDASDEVLVRRYEQVRRPHPLQGEGRILDGLAEERRLLASLEERSDVVIDTSELTVHDLAREVRAAVADGTPETLRINVVSFGFKYGLPLDADHVVDVRFLANPYWITELRHLTGRDAPVRDYVLGRPGALEFVDRYVSALEPVLAGYLGEEKRYVTIAVGCTGGKHRSVAISEAIAARLRAQGQRVIVTARDLGKE; encoded by the coding sequence ATGACCTCGGAGCCGACCCCGGACCTCAGCCCGCAAGGGCCGCCCGCCCGCGTGCCGGAACCCTCCCCGACCACGGTCCCCAGCGGGATCCCCGCGATCGAGGCGGCGACCCACGCCCCGGAGCCGCGCGAGGCCGAGGTGCTCATCATCACGGGCATGTCCGGCGCCGGGCGCACCCGGGCCGCTGCCGTGCTCGAGGACCTCGACTGGTACGTCGTCGACAACCTGCCGCCGCGCATGATCGTCCCGCTCGTGGACCTCATGACGCGGTCGGGATCGGCGCTCGAGCGCATCGCGGCGGTCGTCGACGTGCGCGGCCGCGAGTTCTTCACCGACCTCGTCGAGGTGCTCGACCACCTCCGCCAGAGCGGGGTGTTCTACCGCATCCTGTTCCTCGACGCGTCCGACGAGGTGCTCGTGCGCCGGTACGAGCAGGTCCGGCGCCCGCACCCGCTGCAGGGGGAGGGGCGCATCCTCGACGGCCTGGCAGAGGAGCGGCGCCTGCTCGCGAGCCTCGAGGAGCGCTCCGACGTCGTCATCGACACGTCCGAGCTCACCGTGCACGACCTCGCACGCGAGGTTCGCGCCGCCGTCGCCGACGGCACGCCGGAGACCCTGCGCATCAACGTCGTCTCGTTCGGGTTCAAGTACGGGCTGCCGCTCGACGCCGACCACGTGGTCGACGTGCGGTTCCTCGCGAACCCGTACTGGATCACCGAGCTGCGGCACCTCACCGGGCGCGACGCACCGGTGCGCGACTACGTGCTGGGTCGCCCCGGCGCGCTGGAGTTCGTCGACCGGTACGTGAGCGCCCTGGAGCCGGTCCTGGCCGGCTACCTGGGGGAGGAGAAGCGCTACGTGACGATCGCCGTCGGCTGCACCGGGGGCAAGCACCGCTCCGTCGCGATCAGCGAGGCGATCGCCGCGCGCCTGCGCGCGCAGGGTCAGCGCGTCATCGTCACCGCCCGCGACCTCGGCAAGGAGTGA
- the uvrC gene encoding excinuclease ABC subunit UvrC — protein sequence MADPATYRPAPGEIPTSPGVYRFRDDHGRVIYVGKAKNLRARLSNYFQDVANLHHRTQTMVTTAASVEWTVVGTEVEALALEYSWIKEFDPRFNVKYRDDKSYPYLAVTMGEEFPRAQVMRGAKRPGTRYFGPYGHAWAIRETLDLLLRVFPVRTCSAGVFKRAHQTGRPCLLGYIDKCSAPCVGRITPEDHRALAEDFCDFMAGDTQRFVRRIERKMNEAAAAMEYEAAARLRDDIVALQRATEKNAVVLGDGTDADVFALVGDELEAAVQVFHVRGGRIRGQRGWIVEKVEDVTDAELVEHLLQQVYGAAEEAAAADPGTGQGRGGARDVVPREVLVPVLPPDTAQVTTWLSGLRGARVDVRVPQRGDKKELAATVRANAEHALALHRTRRAGDLTTRSQALREIQEALDLDTAPLRIECYDVSHNQGTYQVASMVVFEDGLARKSEYRHFTVRGPDGDGAADDTAAMYEVITRRFKRYLSDRARSGEVELDLEADDVATGSDAAGRRAERAAEAAGYVPRSGEVDADAPVDRRARFAYPPNLVVVDGGPPQVAAAARALADLGIDDVALCGLAKRLEEVWVPGDDYPVILQRSSEGLYLLQRVRDEAHRFAIAQHRRQRSKGMTASALDDVPGLGPARRTALLKHFGSLKRLRAASVEEIATVRGMGERTARAVVAALGGAAEPSPGTAPVGPAPEGAAVRPDEATGGARDTPVGDGAAARA from the coding sequence ATGGCTGATCCCGCGACGTACCGCCCGGCGCCGGGGGAGATCCCCACCTCGCCAGGCGTCTACCGGTTCCGCGACGACCACGGGCGCGTGATCTACGTCGGCAAGGCCAAGAACCTGCGCGCGCGCCTGTCGAACTACTTCCAGGACGTCGCGAACCTGCACCACCGCACGCAGACGATGGTGACGACCGCGGCGTCGGTCGAGTGGACCGTCGTGGGCACCGAGGTCGAGGCGCTCGCGCTCGAGTACTCGTGGATCAAGGAGTTCGACCCGCGGTTCAACGTCAAGTACCGCGACGACAAGTCCTACCCCTACCTCGCGGTGACGATGGGGGAGGAGTTCCCCCGCGCCCAGGTCATGCGCGGCGCCAAGCGGCCCGGCACCCGGTACTTCGGCCCCTACGGGCACGCGTGGGCGATCCGCGAGACGCTCGACCTCCTGCTCCGCGTCTTCCCCGTGCGCACGTGCTCGGCGGGCGTGTTCAAGCGCGCCCACCAGACGGGCCGGCCGTGCCTCCTGGGGTACATCGACAAGTGCTCGGCACCGTGCGTCGGGCGCATCACGCCCGAGGACCACCGGGCGCTCGCCGAGGACTTCTGCGACTTCATGGCGGGCGACACGCAGCGCTTCGTGCGCCGGATCGAGCGCAAGATGAACGAGGCCGCCGCCGCGATGGAGTACGAGGCCGCGGCGCGCCTGCGCGACGACATCGTCGCTCTCCAGCGCGCGACCGAGAAGAACGCGGTGGTCCTCGGTGACGGCACGGACGCCGACGTCTTCGCGCTCGTCGGTGACGAGCTCGAGGCGGCCGTCCAGGTGTTCCACGTGCGCGGTGGGCGGATCCGCGGCCAGCGCGGCTGGATCGTCGAGAAGGTCGAGGACGTGACCGACGCGGAGCTGGTCGAGCACCTCCTCCAGCAGGTCTACGGCGCGGCCGAGGAGGCGGCGGCGGCAGACCCGGGGACCGGCCAGGGCCGGGGTGGCGCACGCGACGTCGTCCCGCGCGAGGTGCTCGTCCCCGTCCTGCCGCCGGACACCGCGCAGGTCACGACGTGGCTCTCGGGCCTGCGGGGCGCGCGCGTCGACGTCCGCGTGCCGCAGCGCGGGGACAAGAAGGAGCTCGCCGCCACCGTGCGCGCGAACGCGGAGCACGCGCTCGCCCTGCACCGCACGCGCCGCGCGGGCGACCTCACGACGCGCAGCCAGGCGCTGCGCGAGATCCAGGAGGCGCTCGACCTCGACACCGCCCCGCTGCGGATCGAGTGCTACGACGTCTCGCACAACCAGGGCACGTACCAGGTCGCGTCGATGGTCGTGTTCGAGGACGGCCTCGCGCGCAAGAGCGAGTACCGCCACTTCACCGTGCGCGGGCCCGACGGGGACGGGGCCGCGGACGACACCGCGGCGATGTACGAGGTCATCACGCGCCGGTTCAAGCGCTACCTGTCCGACCGCGCGCGCTCGGGCGAGGTCGAGCTGGACCTCGAGGCCGACGACGTGGCGACCGGCTCCGACGCGGCCGGCCGGCGTGCTGAGCGGGCAGCGGAGGCGGCCGGCTACGTGCCGCGCAGCGGCGAGGTCGACGCCGACGCCCCCGTGGACCGGCGCGCGCGGTTCGCGTACCCGCCGAACCTCGTCGTGGTCGACGGCGGCCCCCCGCAGGTCGCCGCCGCCGCCCGGGCGCTGGCCGACCTCGGGATCGACGACGTCGCGCTGTGCGGCCTCGCCAAGCGCCTCGAGGAGGTGTGGGTCCCGGGGGACGACTACCCGGTGATCCTCCAGCGCTCGTCGGAGGGCCTCTACCTGCTCCAGCGCGTGCGCGACGAGGCGCACCGGTTCGCCATCGCCCAGCACCGCAGGCAGCGCAGCAAGGGCATGACCGCGTCCGCGCTCGACGACGTCCCGGGCCTCGGTCCGGCGCGTCGCACCGCGCTCCTCAAGCACTTCGGCTCGCTCAAGCGCCTGCGCGCCGCGAGCGTCGAGGAGATCGCGACCGTGCGGGGCATGGGCGAGCGCACGGCGCGCGCCGTCGTCGCCGCCCTGGGCGGCGCCGCCGAGCCGTCCCCGGGCACGGCCCCCGTCGGACCGGCGCCCGAGGGTGCCGCGGTGCGCCCGGACGAGGCGACCGGCGGCGCCCGGGACACTCCGGTGGGCGACGGGGCCGCGGCCCGGGCGTGA
- a CDS encoding OsmC family protein: protein MSAQHGYAATVRWTGAGDRGTASYTAYGRDHDVLLEGRPPLPGSADPAFRGDPTRYSPEELFVVSLSQCHMLWFLHLAAAAGVVVREYVDDVTGTMRVESGGEGQFTDVTLHPRVVVDDGPGTDEGSLAALHQRAHDHCFIARSVNFRVLVEPAPARRAAA, encoded by the coding sequence ATGAGCGCACAGCACGGGTACGCCGCCACGGTCCGCTGGACGGGCGCGGGCGACAGGGGCACCGCCTCCTACACGGCCTACGGCCGGGACCACGACGTGCTCCTCGAGGGGAGGCCGCCGCTGCCCGGGTCCGCGGACCCGGCGTTCCGGGGCGACCCGACGCGCTACAGCCCCGAGGAGCTGTTCGTCGTGAGCCTCTCGCAGTGCCACATGCTGTGGTTCCTCCACCTCGCCGCGGCGGCGGGCGTCGTCGTGCGGGAGTACGTGGACGACGTCACCGGGACCATGCGCGTCGAGTCCGGCGGCGAGGGGCAGTTCACGGACGTCACGCTGCACCCCCGCGTCGTGGTCGACGACGGCCCGGGGACCGACGAGGGGTCGCTGGCCGCGCTCCACCAGCGCGCGCACGACCACTGCTTCATCGCGCGCTCGGTGAACTTCCGCGTGCTCGTCGAGCCTGCGCCCGCGCGGCGGGCGGCAGCCTGA
- the uvrA gene encoding excinuclease ABC subunit UvrA: MSNRLVISGAREHNLRNVDLDLPRDKLIVFTGLSGSGKSSLAFDTIFAEGQRRYVESLSAYARQFLGQMDKPDVDFIEGLSPAVSIDQKSTNRNPRSTVGTITEVYDYLRLLFSRAGTQHCPVCGERVTAQTPQQIVDRLLELPEGTRYQVLAPVVRGRKGEYSELFKELQTKGFARARVDGEVRTLTDVPALEKKLKHDIEVVVDRLVAREGVQRRLTDSVETALGLAGGLVVIELVDADADDPARERRFSEKRACPNDHELALDEIEPRTFSFNAPYGACPECTGIGFRLEVDPDLVVPDVEKSLGEGAVAPWAQISSEYFERVLTALADDLGFSMDTPWRALPERAKKAVLHGQNHQVHVRYKNRWGRERQYSTGFEGVITFLERRHTETESDWSKEKYEAFMREVPCPVCRGARLKPEVLAVKVGGKSIWDVCRLPLREAAAFLGALELGARERAIATEVLKEIDARLGFLLDVGLDYLSLERPAATLSGGEAQRIRLATQIGSGLVGVLYVLDEPSIGLHQRDNRRLIETLTRLRDLGNTLIVVEHDEDTIRTADWVVDIGPGAGEHGGRVVHSGDYAGLLEAPESVTGAYLAGRRSIPLPAERRPTDPGRQVKVVGAREHNLTGIDVSFPLGTFTAVTGVSGSGKSTLVNSILYTVLANELNGARQVAGRHTRVTGLDHLDKVVHVDQGPIGRTPRSNPATYTGVWDHVRKLFAETTEAKVRGYTPGRFSFNVKGGRCEACSGDGTLKIEMNFLPDVYVPCEVCHGARYNRETLEVHFKGKTVADVLDMPIEEASEFFAAVPAISRHLKTLVEVGLGYVRLGQPAPTLSGGEAQRVKLASELQKRSTGRTIYVLDEPTTGLHFEDIRKLLGVLQSLVDKGNSVLVIEHNLDVIKSADWVVDMGPEGGSGGGKVVAQGTPEQVARVEASHTGRFLAEILDQHDPVPVGAPTKPGAAPAPATKGAKGRSAKARRATDEGTTRSRRKASAA, from the coding sequence GTGAGCAATCGCCTCGTCATCTCCGGTGCCCGCGAGCACAACCTCCGCAACGTCGACCTCGACCTCCCGCGGGACAAGCTCATCGTCTTCACGGGGCTCTCCGGCTCGGGCAAGTCGTCGCTCGCGTTCGACACCATCTTCGCGGAGGGGCAGCGCCGTTACGTCGAGTCGCTGTCCGCGTACGCGCGCCAGTTCCTCGGGCAGATGGACAAGCCCGACGTCGACTTCATCGAGGGCCTGTCGCCGGCGGTCTCGATCGACCAGAAGTCCACGAACCGCAACCCCCGGTCGACCGTCGGCACCATCACCGAGGTCTACGACTACCTGCGCCTGCTCTTCTCGCGCGCGGGGACGCAGCACTGCCCGGTGTGCGGCGAGCGCGTGACCGCGCAGACGCCGCAGCAGATCGTGGACCGGCTCCTCGAGCTGCCCGAGGGCACGCGGTACCAGGTGCTCGCGCCGGTGGTGCGCGGGCGCAAGGGTGAGTACTCCGAGCTCTTCAAGGAGCTGCAGACCAAGGGCTTCGCCCGTGCCCGCGTCGACGGCGAGGTGCGCACGCTCACCGACGTCCCCGCGCTCGAGAAGAAGCTCAAGCACGACATCGAAGTGGTCGTCGACCGCCTCGTGGCGCGCGAGGGCGTGCAGCGCCGGCTCACCGACTCGGTCGAGACCGCGCTCGGGCTCGCGGGCGGGCTCGTCGTCATCGAGCTCGTGGACGCCGACGCGGACGACCCGGCGCGCGAGCGCCGCTTCTCCGAGAAGCGCGCGTGCCCCAACGACCACGAGCTCGCGCTGGACGAGATCGAGCCGCGCACGTTCTCCTTCAACGCGCCCTACGGCGCGTGCCCCGAGTGCACCGGCATCGGCTTCCGCCTCGAGGTCGACCCCGACCTCGTGGTGCCGGACGTCGAGAAGTCGCTGGGCGAGGGCGCGGTCGCGCCGTGGGCGCAGATCTCCTCGGAGTACTTCGAGCGGGTCCTCACGGCGCTCGCGGACGACCTCGGGTTCTCCATGGACACGCCGTGGCGGGCGCTGCCCGAGCGCGCGAAGAAGGCCGTGCTGCACGGGCAGAACCACCAGGTGCACGTGCGGTACAAGAACCGCTGGGGCCGTGAGCGGCAGTACTCGACCGGGTTCGAGGGCGTCATCACGTTCCTCGAGCGCCGGCACACCGAGACCGAGTCGGACTGGTCGAAGGAGAAGTACGAGGCCTTCATGCGCGAGGTCCCGTGCCCCGTGTGCCGGGGCGCTCGTCTCAAGCCCGAGGTCCTCGCGGTCAAGGTCGGCGGCAAGTCCATCTGGGACGTGTGCCGTCTCCCGCTGCGCGAGGCCGCGGCGTTCCTCGGGGCGCTCGAGCTCGGCGCGCGCGAGCGCGCGATCGCGACGGAGGTGCTCAAGGAGATCGACGCACGCCTGGGCTTCCTGCTCGACGTCGGCCTCGACTACCTCTCGCTCGAGCGCCCGGCCGCGACGCTCTCCGGCGGCGAGGCGCAGCGCATCCGGCTCGCGACGCAGATCGGCTCCGGCCTCGTCGGCGTCCTCTACGTCCTCGACGAGCCGAGCATCGGCCTGCACCAGCGCGACAACCGTCGCCTCATCGAGACGCTCACGCGCCTGCGTGACCTCGGGAACACCCTCATCGTCGTCGAGCACGACGAGGACACCATCCGCACCGCGGACTGGGTGGTCGACATCGGCCCGGGCGCGGGCGAGCACGGCGGGCGCGTCGTGCACTCGGGCGACTACGCCGGTCTGCTGGAGGCGCCGGAGTCGGTGACGGGCGCCTACCTCGCGGGCCGTCGCAGCATCCCGCTCCCGGCCGAGCGCCGCCCGACCGACCCGGGCCGCCAGGTCAAGGTCGTCGGCGCGCGCGAGCACAACCTCACGGGCATCGACGTGAGCTTCCCGCTCGGGACGTTCACCGCGGTGACCGGGGTGTCGGGGTCGGGCAAGTCGACGCTCGTGAACTCGATCCTCTACACGGTCCTGGCCAACGAGCTCAACGGCGCACGGCAGGTCGCGGGCCGGCACACGCGCGTCACGGGCCTGGACCACCTCGACAAGGTCGTGCACGTCGACCAGGGGCCGATCGGGCGCACGCCGCGGTCGAACCCGGCGACGTACACGGGCGTGTGGGACCACGTGCGCAAGCTCTTCGCGGAGACCACCGAGGCGAAGGTGCGCGGGTACACGCCGGGCCGCTTCTCGTTCAACGTCAAGGGCGGCCGCTGCGAGGCGTGCTCGGGCGACGGCACGCTGAAGATCGAGATGAACTTCCTCCCGGACGTCTACGTGCCGTGCGAGGTGTGCCACGGTGCGCGCTACAACCGCGAGACGCTCGAGGTGCACTTCAAGGGCAAGACGGTGGCCGACGTCCTCGACATGCCCATCGAGGAGGCGTCGGAGTTCTTCGCGGCCGTGCCGGCGATCTCGCGGCACCTCAAGACGCTCGTCGAGGTCGGCCTCGGGTACGTCCGCCTCGGGCAGCCCGCCCCGACCCTCTCGGGGGGCGAGGCGCAGCGCGTGAAGCTCGCGAGCGAGCTGCAGAAGCGCTCGACGGGGCGCACGATCTACGTGCTCGACGAGCCGACCACGGGCCTGCACTTCGAGGACATCCGCAAGCTGCTCGGCGTGCTGCAGTCGCTCGTCGACAAGGGCAACAGCGTCCTCGTCATCGAGCACAACCTCGACGTCATCAAGAGCGCCGACTGGGTCGTCGACATGGGCCCCGAGGGCGGTTCGGGGGGCGGCAAGGTCGTCGCGCAGGGCACGCCCGAGCAGGTCGCGCGCGTCGAGGCGAGCCACACCGGCCGCTTCCTCGCGGAGATCCTCGACCAGCACGACCCCGTTCCGGTCGGTGCGCCGACGAAGCCCGGCGCCGCGCCGGCGCCCGCCACGAAGGGGGCCAAGGGCCGCTCGGCCAAGGCCCGCCGGGCGACCGACGAGGGCACGACGCGCTCGCGTCGCAAGGCGTCCGCGGCCTAG
- a CDS encoding MBL fold metallo-hydrolase: MVYTGQVVVGGPSDRRRLDEVEIRKLAVGPLANDVYLLTCRRTGAQVLVDAADAPDDVLALVRDGSPAARLDVVVTTHRHPDHLRALASIVAVTGATTAAGDLDADAVAAAADVHVTRRLRHGDVVRAGDVALEVVALRGHTPGSVALAYREPAEVHEPEAVAGRVHLFTGDSLFPGGVGNTQRDPARFERLLTDVTERVFDRFDDATWVYPGHGADTTLGAERPHLDEWRERGW, from the coding sequence ATGGTGTACACGGGACAGGTCGTCGTCGGCGGGCCGAGCGACCGGCGCCGCCTCGACGAGGTCGAGATCCGCAAGCTCGCCGTCGGACCGCTCGCGAACGACGTCTACCTCCTCACGTGCCGACGCACGGGCGCCCAGGTACTCGTCGACGCCGCGGACGCGCCCGACGACGTCCTCGCGCTCGTCCGCGACGGGTCGCCGGCCGCACGCCTCGACGTCGTCGTCACGACGCACCGCCACCCGGACCACCTGCGTGCGCTCGCCTCGATCGTCGCGGTCACCGGCGCGACGACGGCCGCCGGGGACCTCGACGCGGACGCGGTCGCGGCAGCCGCGGACGTGCACGTCACCCGCCGTCTCCGCCATGGGGACGTCGTCCGCGCCGGCGACGTCGCGCTCGAGGTCGTGGCGCTGCGCGGCCACACGCCGGGATCCGTCGCGCTGGCCTACCGCGAGCCCGCCGAGGTGCACGAGCCGGAGGCGGTGGCGGGCCGGGTGCACCTGTTCACGGGCGACTCGCTGTTCCCGGGCGGCGTCGGGAACACCCAGCGCGACCCGGCCCGCTTCGAGCGGTTGCTCACGGACGTCACGGAGCGTGTCTTCGACCGGTTCGACGACGCGACGTGGGTCTACCCGGGCCACGGTGCGGACACGACCCTCGGGGCCGAGCGCCCGCACCTCGACGAGTGGCGCGAGCGCGGCTGGTAA
- a CDS encoding YciI family protein → MPIHAVTYVYTDRAPELDALRPEHRAFLGDLYARGTLLASGPLPAHEGAHAGALLVLDGETPDAVAAILDDDPFGRAGLVAERTVRPWAPVIGDWADRA, encoded by the coding sequence ATGCCGATCCACGCCGTCACCTACGTCTACACCGACCGCGCCCCGGAGCTCGACGCCCTGCGTCCGGAGCACCGCGCGTTCCTGGGCGACCTGTACGCCCGGGGCACGCTCCTGGCGTCCGGCCCGCTGCCCGCGCACGAGGGCGCACACGCCGGGGCGCTGCTCGTCCTCGACGGGGAGACGCCCGACGCCGTCGCCGCGATCCTCGACGACGACCCGTTCGGGCGGGCGGGCCTCGTCGCCGAGCGCACGGTCCGCCCGTGGGCGCCGGTCATCGGCGACTGGGCGGACCGCGCCTGA
- a CDS encoding protein kinase family protein, which translates to MLSLRSDHELRELVDAAPRIGAGIGGETALLDVDGTPVFVKHVRLTDLERQAENVRSTANLFDLPTFCHYGVGTIGAPGFGAWRELAVHVMTTGWVVAGEHEGFPLMHHWRVLPDGGRPLPDELADVERAVDYWGGGAAVRRRFESLRDSSASIVLFLEHVPQTLHDWLGLQVEAGGESAERACALVEEALSTGISFMRSRGLLHFDTHFENVLTDGERLYFADYGLAISSGFDLSPDEVDFADAHQDYDDCYSVTHLVSWLAVALHGCGPDERRALVRSWAQGSLPAGAPAAVAATLSRHAPVAAVVGDFYRAFQRESRETPYPWEAIRRLDRDRRPGATAR; encoded by the coding sequence GTGCTGTCGCTGCGCAGCGACCACGAGCTGCGCGAGCTCGTGGACGCCGCCCCCCGGATCGGCGCCGGCATCGGCGGGGAGACGGCGCTGCTCGATGTCGACGGCACGCCCGTCTTCGTCAAGCACGTGCGCCTGACCGACCTCGAGCGACAGGCGGAGAACGTCCGCTCCACGGCGAACCTGTTCGACCTCCCGACCTTCTGCCACTACGGCGTCGGCACCATCGGTGCCCCGGGTTTCGGCGCCTGGCGGGAGCTGGCCGTGCACGTCATGACGACGGGCTGGGTGGTCGCGGGGGAGCACGAGGGCTTCCCTCTGATGCACCACTGGCGCGTGCTCCCCGACGGGGGCCGGCCGCTGCCCGACGAGCTGGCCGACGTCGAGCGTGCCGTCGACTACTGGGGCGGCGGCGCGGCGGTGCGTCGCCGGTTCGAGTCCCTGCGGGACTCCTCGGCGAGCATCGTGCTGTTCCTGGAGCACGTCCCGCAGACGCTGCACGACTGGCTCGGCCTCCAGGTCGAGGCGGGTGGTGAGTCCGCCGAGCGGGCCTGCGCGCTCGTGGAGGAGGCGCTGAGCACCGGGATCTCCTTCATGAGGTCGCGGGGCTTGCTGCACTTCGACACGCACTTCGAGAACGTCCTGACCGACGGCGAACGGCTGTACTTCGCCGACTACGGCCTCGCGATCTCGTCAGGCTTCGACCTCTCGCCCGACGAGGTCGACTTCGCCGACGCGCACCAGGACTACGACGACTGCTACAGCGTCACCCACTTGGTGAGCTGGCTGGCCGTCGCGCTGCACGGGTGCGGGCCCGACGAGCGCCGCGCGCTGGTGCGTTCCTGGGCTCAGGGCAGCCTTCCGGCGGGCGCCCCCGCGGCGGTCGCGGCGACGTTGTCCCGGCACGCCCCGGTCGCGGCGGTGGTCGGGGACTTCTACCGCGCGTTCCAGCGGGAGAGCCGGGAGACGCCGTACCCGTGGGAGGCGATCCGTCGGCTCGACCGGGACCGCCGTCCGGGCGCGACCGCGCGGTGA
- a CDS encoding TerC family protein yields the protein MVHELPVWFEWASLSALAILLLVDLFVVGRRPHVPSMRESALWVGFYVALALVFGAIVGAVGGAAPAGEFYAGWLTEYSLSVDNLFVFVIIMARFAVPRDQQQRVLMVGIIVALVLRGAFILAGAAIIAQFVWVFYLFGAFLIYTAIKLVAGGDEPEEYHENRAVRALRRVLPLGTQYDGGRLRTVEDGKRVFTPLVIVFLAIGSTDLLFAFDSIPAIFGLTQDPFIVFTTNVFALMGLRQLYFLLGGLLERLVYLPIGLAVILGFIGVKLILEALHENTLPFINGGEHLDAVPTVPIWLSLVVIIGALAVTTVASLLRTRALHAQDGPAATTAASDVAGPVENASEAPADETVDEVASSGEAPPWGTGPQDGAAR from the coding sequence ATGGTTCACGAGCTTCCCGTCTGGTTCGAGTGGGCGTCGCTGTCGGCGCTCGCGATCCTGCTCCTCGTCGACCTGTTCGTCGTGGGGCGCCGCCCGCACGTCCCCTCGATGCGCGAGAGCGCGCTGTGGGTCGGGTTCTACGTCGCGCTCGCCCTGGTCTTCGGGGCCATCGTGGGCGCGGTCGGCGGGGCGGCACCGGCCGGGGAGTTCTACGCGGGCTGGCTCACGGAGTACAGCCTCTCCGTGGACAACCTCTTCGTGTTCGTCATCATCATGGCGAGGTTCGCGGTCCCGCGGGACCAGCAGCAGCGCGTGCTGATGGTCGGCATCATCGTCGCGCTCGTCCTGCGCGGGGCGTTCATCCTCGCGGGCGCCGCGATCATCGCGCAGTTCGTGTGGGTGTTCTACCTGTTCGGCGCGTTCCTCATCTACACGGCGATCAAGCTCGTGGCCGGCGGGGACGAGCCGGAGGAGTACCACGAGAACCGCGCCGTGCGGGCGCTGCGGCGCGTCCTGCCGCTGGGCACGCAGTACGACGGCGGGCGGCTGCGGACGGTCGAGGACGGCAAGCGGGTCTTCACGCCGCTCGTCATCGTGTTCCTCGCGATCGGCAGCACCGACCTGCTGTTCGCCTTCGACTCGATCCCCGCGATCTTCGGGCTCACCCAGGACCCGTTCATCGTCTTCACGACGAACGTCTTCGCGCTCATGGGCCTGCGCCAGCTCTACTTCCTCCTGGGCGGCCTGCTCGAGCGCCTGGTCTACCTGCCGATCGGTCTCGCGGTGATCCTCGGGTTCATCGGCGTGAAGCTGATCCTCGAGGCGCTGCACGAGAACACGCTGCCGTTCATCAACGGCGGTGAGCACCTCGACGCCGTCCCGACGGTCCCGATCTGGCTGTCGCTCGTCGTGATCATCGGTGCGCTCGCCGTCACGACCGTCGCGAGCCTGCTGCGGACGCGGGCGCTGCACGCCCAGGACGGCCCGGCCGCGACGACCGCCGCGAGCGACGTCGCCGGTCCCGTCGAGAACGCGTCCGAGGCGCCTGCGGACGAGACCGTCGACGAGGTGGCGTCCAGCGGCGAGGCGCCGCCGTGGGGCACGGGCCCGCAGGACGGCGCCGCGCGGTAG